One Desulfobulbus oligotrophicus DNA segment encodes these proteins:
- a CDS encoding sigma-70 family RNA polymerase sigma factor: MTKQREIDKLEQSRQPQRALMLTSQDDNLPAVSNPALHRYLQEISQYELLSREETEELAIRFQDTGDPDAAYRLVSSNLRLVVKVAMDFQKYWMQNFMDLVQEGNVGLVQATKKFDPYRGVKFSYYAAYWIRAYILKFIMDNWRLVKIGTTQAQRKLFFSLNKEKKLLESQGFKPEVKLLAERLNVKESEVIEMSQRLENWDVSLEAPVRSDSEDEQKSFLPHDGPGVEEVVASQQIRDRLTSILAQLSTRLNDKEQMILNTRLLSDDPKTLQTIADEFNISRERVRQIEANLLKKLRKQLEKEMPDIQDFLDGDGVILAAGPDTSSS, from the coding sequence ATGACAAAACAGAGAGAAATCGACAAACTGGAGCAGAGCAGACAACCACAGCGCGCCTTGATGTTGACCAGTCAGGACGACAATCTTCCTGCGGTCAGTAATCCCGCTTTGCACCGTTATCTTCAGGAGATCAGCCAGTATGAGCTGCTGAGCCGTGAAGAGACTGAAGAACTCGCCATCCGTTTTCAGGATACCGGCGACCCGGACGCGGCATACCGTTTGGTGTCCTCCAATCTTCGTTTAGTAGTGAAGGTTGCCATGGATTTCCAGAAGTACTGGATGCAAAATTTTATGGATCTGGTTCAGGAAGGTAATGTCGGGTTAGTCCAGGCAACCAAAAAATTTGATCCGTACCGTGGTGTTAAATTTTCTTACTATGCAGCGTATTGGATTCGTGCCTATATCCTCAAATTCATTATGGACAACTGGAGACTGGTCAAAATAGGCACGACCCAGGCCCAGCGTAAGTTGTTTTTCAGTCTGAACAAAGAAAAAAAACTTCTTGAATCCCAGGGGTTCAAACCTGAAGTCAAATTACTGGCAGAACGTTTGAACGTCAAGGAAAGTGAAGTCATTGAAATGAGTCAACGCCTGGAAAACTGGGATGTTTCTCTGGAAGCGCCGGTGCGTAGCGACTCTGAGGATGAGCAGAAAAGCTTTTTACCCCATGACGGGCCTGGTGTGGAAGAGGTTGTGGCAAGTCAGCAAATCCGTGACCGACTGACATCAATCCTTGCTCAGCTGAGCACCCGGCTCAATGACAAGGAACAGATGATTCTGAACACCAGACTGTTGAGCGATGATCCCAAAACTCTGCAAACCATTGCCGACGAATTTAATATTTCACGCGAACGAGTTCGTCAGATTGAAGCGAATCTGCTGAAAAAACTGCGCAAACAACTTGAAAAAGAAATGCCCGATATTCAGGACTTCCTAGACGGAGACGGTGTGATACTCGCCGCTGGTCCTGATACCTCATCATCCTGA
- a CDS encoding DegT/DnrJ/EryC1/StrS family aminotransferase, whose protein sequence is MNVPLLDLKPQLAALRPQIMEAVTRIIDSTGYILGPEVVEFEQKIARYCGTDEAIGVSSGTDALLAALMSLDIGPGDLVLTTPYTFFATMGTVLRVGAKPLFVDIEPRSFNIDPEAIEQALAADRSSGCHVKAIMPVHLYGQCADMQRIGALAEKYEIPVIEDAAQAIGAEYPFADSGKTVWKRAGSLGLCGCFSFFPSKNLGGIGDGGMITTSDSVFADTVRSNRNHGAEPKYYHSRVGGNFRLDPIQAAVLSVKLEYLESWHACRRRNAALYRQYFQQAGLIDNPVTLPEAVYAAFAGAEQHNHHVYNQFVILVPERDSLREYLQRHSIGSEIYYPLSLHQQECLRAKEYQQASYPIAEHAAAHSLALPIFPELTPEQLAYVVEIIEQFYRTR, encoded by the coding sequence ATGAATGTACCTTTGCTTGATTTGAAACCGCAACTGGCGGCCTTGCGCCCTCAGATCATGGAAGCTGTGACCCGGATCATTGATTCCACTGGTTACATACTCGGTCCGGAAGTTGTCGAATTTGAACAGAAGATTGCACGTTACTGCGGAACGGATGAGGCGATCGGTGTCAGTTCCGGTACGGATGCTCTGCTGGCGGCCCTGATGTCACTCGATATAGGGCCGGGCGACCTTGTTCTCACCACCCCTTATACGTTCTTTGCGACCATGGGCACGGTTCTTCGGGTGGGAGCAAAACCATTATTTGTCGATATTGAGCCGAGGAGCTTCAACATCGACCCTGAGGCCATTGAGCAGGCACTTGCTGCAGATCGCAGCTCCGGTTGTCATGTTAAAGCGATCATGCCTGTCCATCTCTACGGTCAGTGTGCCGACATGCAGCGCATCGGCGCTCTTGCAGAAAAATATGAGATACCGGTTATTGAAGACGCTGCACAGGCAATAGGTGCCGAGTATCCATTTGCAGACAGTGGAAAAACTGTCTGGAAACGTGCCGGATCTCTTGGACTTTGTGGTTGTTTCTCCTTTTTTCCGAGTAAAAACCTCGGCGGTATAGGCGATGGTGGCATGATTACCACCTCAGACTCCGTGTTTGCCGATACTGTTCGCTCCAATCGTAACCATGGTGCTGAGCCAAAGTACTATCATTCCCGGGTCGGTGGCAACTTTCGTCTCGATCCAATTCAGGCTGCTGTTCTCAGCGTTAAGCTGGAGTATCTTGAATCGTGGCATGCATGCCGCAGACGAAATGCAGCACTGTATCGTCAGTACTTTCAGCAGGCCGGGCTTATTGATAATCCGGTTACCTTGCCGGAGGCTGTTTATGCAGCATTTGCTGGAGCGGAACAACACAATCATCATGTGTACAACCAGTTTGTCATTCTTGTTCCTGAAAGGGACAGTTTACGTGAATACCTGCAGCGCCATTCAATCGGAAGTGAAATTTATTATCCTTTAAGCCTGCATCAACAAGAATGTCTTCGTGCAAAGGAGTATCAACAGGCCTCCTATCCGATTGCAGAACATGCTGCAGCCCATTCTTTAGCTCTGCCGATTTTCCCTGAGCTCACCCCTGAACAACTTGCGTACGTTGTTGAAATTATAGAGCAGTTTTACCGAACTCGATAG
- the greA gene encoding transcription elongation factor GreA: MVERVPMSVTGNLQLRDELERLERVERPEIVKAIEVARAHGDLSENAEYHAAKERQSLVEGRILELKDKLGRAEVIDCSKVSIHRAVFGTVVVLMDLTTEVEVTYQLLGPEESDVKKGSISVFSPLGQALLGKEVGDEVITKAPKGSRAYEIITITASSIR; this comes from the coding sequence ATGGTGGAACGTGTCCCGATGTCTGTAACGGGAAATCTACAGCTTCGTGACGAGCTGGAGCGCCTTGAACGTGTTGAGCGACCCGAAATTGTTAAAGCGATTGAGGTGGCACGGGCACATGGTGATCTCAGTGAGAACGCCGAATATCATGCGGCAAAAGAACGCCAAAGTCTGGTCGAGGGAAGAATTCTCGAACTGAAGGACAAGCTGGGGCGAGCAGAAGTTATTGACTGTTCAAAAGTCTCCATTCATCGTGCCGTGTTTGGCACCGTGGTTGTTCTGATGGATCTGACGACTGAAGTTGAGGTAACGTATCAGCTTTTAGGGCCGGAAGAATCAGATGTAAAAAAAGGATCTATTTCAGTCTTTTCACCCCTGGGGCAGGCCTTGTTGGGTAAGGAAGTCGGTGATGAAGTGATAACCAAGGCACCAAAGGGAAGCAGAGCGTATGAAATTATAACTATAACTGCTTCGTCAATACGGTAG
- a CDS encoding TetR/AcrR family transcriptional regulator, translated as MKSADKHRKIIRAATKVFAKKGFFNARISDVAKEAKVADGTIYLYFNNKFDILLSVFEQEVGKLIEHIGQLLEKESDPQKKLTLFVMLHLEEMKKNRYLAEVIHVELRQTSKLVKEYRKNKFNEYLNIISSIITLGQETGVFRSDIRPEIARQLIFGALDEISIFYTEVSSQYSIEEISSQISNIMQTGLLA; from the coding sequence ATGAAATCTGCAGATAAACATCGCAAGATAATACGAGCTGCCACAAAGGTTTTTGCGAAAAAAGGTTTTTTTAACGCCAGAATCTCTGACGTTGCCAAGGAAGCCAAGGTGGCGGACGGCACTATTTATCTCTATTTTAACAATAAGTTTGACATTCTTCTTTCCGTTTTCGAGCAAGAGGTCGGCAAACTGATAGAACATATCGGTCAGCTCCTTGAAAAGGAAAGCGATCCTCAGAAGAAGTTAACACTCTTTGTTATGCTTCATCTCGAGGAGATGAAAAAAAATCGCTATCTTGCTGAAGTTATCCATGTTGAACTGCGACAGACCAGCAAACTGGTCAAAGAATATCGCAAGAATAAATTCAATGAATATCTCAACATCATCAGCTCTATTATTACACTTGGTCAGGAGACCGGGGTTTTCCGCAGTGATATCAGACCGGAAATAGCCCGGCAACTTATTTTCGGCGCACTGGATGAGATATCCATTTTTTACACAGAAGTCTCTTCTCAGTACAGCATTGAAGAGATCAGTTCGCAGATTTCCAATATAATGCAGACAGGATTACTTGCCTGA
- the purD gene encoding phosphoribosylamine--glycine ligase gives MKVLVIGGGGREHTLVWKLRQSSQVDAIYCAPGNAGIKTMAQCIDISAGDIEALLAFALQEKIDLTVVGPEEPLTKGVVDLFEKNGLRIFGPDSKGALLEGSKVFSKNFLKKYTIPSARFASFTKRGAAKKYIASIGAPCVVKADGLAAGKGVIVAQTVAEAEQAVDLIMKDKAFGAAGNEVVIEEFLTGEEASFIAFTDGKTVLPLPTSQDHKAIYDGDQGPNTGGMGAYSPAPVMTDTLINRVMEEVMLPTVRGMAAEGRPYKGMLYAGLMIKGDQFSVLEFNCRFGDPECQPLLMRLHTDLVDILNACIDGTLDKVELVIDPRPTVCVVMASGGYPGKYTVGRVITGLQKAAKIDGVEIFHAGTAEKARKIVTNGGRVLGVTAIGETIQEAIDRAYLAVKEIDWQGCYYRHDIGYRALMRSDKSLQPVVGIVMGSDSDLPIMRAAADFLTSVGVEFEMRITSAHRTPDEACTYARTAKQRGLQLIIAGAGMAAHLAGVLAAHTILPVIGVPLEASSLNGLDALLSTVQMPPGVPVATMGIGKAGAKNAAVLAVRILALQDEELQRQLEKYALDMAEEVAEKNRALSM, from the coding sequence ATGAAAGTTTTGGTGATTGGTGGCGGTGGCCGTGAACATACACTTGTCTGGAAACTGCGGCAGTCCTCACAGGTCGATGCCATCTACTGTGCGCCGGGAAATGCAGGGATCAAAACCATGGCGCAGTGTATAGATATCTCTGCAGGCGATATTGAAGCATTGCTTGCCTTTGCTCTTCAGGAGAAAATTGATCTTACTGTTGTCGGGCCGGAGGAGCCGTTGACAAAGGGGGTTGTTGATCTTTTTGAAAAGAATGGCTTACGCATTTTTGGACCTGACAGTAAAGGTGCTCTACTTGAAGGCAGCAAGGTTTTTTCCAAGAATTTTCTCAAAAAATATACTATTCCCAGTGCTCGTTTTGCATCTTTTACAAAACGAGGGGCTGCAAAAAAATATATCGCCTCGATCGGTGCCCCCTGTGTTGTCAAAGCAGACGGCCTTGCTGCAGGAAAAGGGGTTATTGTTGCGCAGACAGTTGCAGAAGCTGAGCAGGCTGTTGACTTGATCATGAAGGACAAGGCCTTTGGTGCTGCCGGAAATGAGGTGGTGATCGAAGAGTTTCTCACCGGTGAAGAGGCATCGTTCATTGCTTTCACAGACGGCAAAACTGTGCTCCCTCTCCCGACCTCGCAAGATCACAAGGCCATATATGATGGAGATCAGGGGCCCAATACCGGTGGAATGGGAGCATATTCACCAGCACCGGTCATGACCGATACGTTAATTAATCGTGTCATGGAAGAGGTGATGCTGCCTACTGTGCGCGGTATGGCAGCTGAAGGTCGACCGTATAAAGGTATGCTTTATGCCGGTCTGATGATCAAAGGTGATCAGTTCAGTGTACTTGAGTTTAACTGTCGTTTTGGAGACCCTGAGTGTCAGCCTCTGTTAATGCGTCTGCATACAGATCTTGTTGATATCCTGAATGCGTGCATTGATGGGACTCTTGATAAGGTGGAACTTGTTATCGATCCTCGTCCTACGGTTTGTGTGGTTATGGCCTCTGGCGGATACCCCGGCAAATATACGGTTGGTCGTGTGATTACAGGCTTACAAAAGGCTGCAAAAATTGACGGAGTTGAAATTTTTCATGCCGGAACTGCAGAGAAAGCGCGGAAAATTGTGACGAACGGCGGTCGGGTTTTAGGTGTAACCGCAATAGGGGAGACGATCCAAGAAGCCATAGATCGGGCCTATCTGGCTGTGAAAGAGATCGATTGGCAGGGATGCTATTATCGGCACGATATAGGGTACCGGGCTTTAATGCGATCGGATAAATCGCTGCAACCGGTTGTCGGCATTGTTATGGGCAGTGACTCTGATTTACCGATTATGCGGGCTGCTGCAGACTTTTTAACATCTGTTGGAGTGGAGTTTGAGATGCGTATCACCTCAGCTCATCGCACACCGGACGAGGCCTGCACCTATGCCCGAACAGCAAAACAACGTGGTCTGCAACTCATTATCGCCGGTGCCGGTATGGCAGCCCACCTTGCCGGGGTACTTGCGGCGCATACCATCTTGCCGGTTATTGGTGTTCCCCTGGAAGCCTCTTCTTTAAATGGCCTTGACGCCCTGCTCTCAACAGTGCAAATGCCACCTGGAGTTCCTGTCGCCACGATGGGAATCGGTAAAGCCGGTGCCAAAAACGCTGCAGTTTTGGCAGTTCGTATCCTGGCCCTGCAAGATGAAGAGCTGCAAAGACAGTTGGAAAAATATGCACTGGACATGGCTGAAGAAGTAGCTGAGAAAAATAGAGCTCTATCCATGTGA
- a CDS encoding L-threonylcarbamoyladenylate synthase encodes MIRPVTADNISVSHAARILRAGGVVAFPTETYYGLAADPFNPSALARLFQVKQRPRQLPILVLVENSSQLKLFTSTVPVMYHLLIDTFWPGPLTLIFQALPTLPDQLTGKTGTVGIRYSPNPTANALIQAFNSPITATSANISGLPAATSAEEISQMFVDGIDLILDGGPTPGGSGSTLVGLDKGRLVCIRKGQIDFARIKRCADRLFESLREYSGDDYE; translated from the coding sequence GTGATCCGGCCTGTTACTGCAGATAATATAAGTGTGAGCCATGCTGCCCGTATTTTGCGGGCCGGAGGCGTGGTCGCTTTTCCAACGGAGACTTATTACGGTCTTGCTGCTGATCCGTTTAATCCCTCTGCTCTGGCGCGGTTGTTTCAAGTAAAGCAACGACCGCGCCAGTTGCCGATACTTGTTTTGGTGGAAAACAGCTCTCAACTGAAACTGTTCACCAGCACGGTACCTGTGATGTATCATCTTTTAATTGATACCTTCTGGCCTGGTCCTTTAACCCTCATTTTCCAGGCACTACCAACACTTCCAGATCAACTGACAGGGAAAACAGGGACTGTCGGTATACGTTATTCTCCCAATCCGACAGCTAATGCTTTAATTCAGGCGTTCAACAGCCCCATCACGGCGACGAGTGCAAACATCAGCGGTTTACCCGCTGCAACCTCGGCGGAAGAGATCTCGCAGATGTTTGTTGATGGCATTGATCTTATTTTGGACGGTGGTCCCACCCCCGGCGGGAGCGGGTCGACACTTGTTGGTCTTGACAAGGGCCGGCTAGTCTGCATTCGCAAGGGGCAAATTGATTTTGCTCGAATTAAGAGATGTGCTGACCGACTCTTTGAGTCATTGAGGGAATATTCTGGAGACGATTATGAGTAA
- a CDS encoding Hpt domain-containing protein, protein MSNNLQWNKTFALEQTAGNEELLEELLVLFKNSAAADYILLQEGVKKNNPEVVMHAAHSIKGAASSLGIEGIRQLAHAMEIDSRNNSVVVARDTLPAMAELMTQLQVL, encoded by the coding sequence ATGAGTAATAATCTGCAGTGGAATAAAACTTTTGCCTTAGAGCAAACAGCAGGTAATGAAGAGTTGCTGGAAGAGCTGCTGGTGCTGTTTAAGAACTCCGCAGCCGCCGACTATATACTGTTACAAGAAGGGGTAAAGAAGAATAACCCCGAGGTCGTGATGCATGCGGCCCACAGTATAAAAGGAGCCGCCTCCAGTCTGGGGATAGAGGGTATCCGACAGCTAGCTCATGCTATGGAGATCGATAGCCGGAACAACTCCGTTGTTGTGGCACGGGATACATTACCTGCAATGGCGGAACTTATGACACAACTGCAGGTTCTTTAA
- a CDS encoding rhodanese-like domain-containing protein — protein sequence MSTASAGLAKKLGYNDVRVYLDGEPEWAKANLPTYSTTDFIVNGNVVLIDTRSTANAIAGRIMGAYSVPYHMLEDKLDDVPRNAPIVLYGDEDVIMDALADVREEGFNFVSLVDGGYEGWVKAKGKTEKGPIYNTEIKWVRILGKGEVSVADFRKVASGEDKNAIIVDARTKEEVAELGIFKNTINIPLDEIPNRLNELPKDKKIYVHCSTGARADMAYEELIKNGFDAKFLLLNIKDAECDCEIIRP from the coding sequence ATGTCTACCGCTTCCGCCGGTCTGGCGAAAAAATTAGGATACAATGATGTTCGTGTTTATCTGGACGGAGAACCCGAGTGGGCCAAGGCTAACCTGCCCACCTATTCAACAACAGACTTTATTGTAAACGGTAACGTTGTTCTTATTGACACCCGTTCAACTGCCAACGCTATTGCCGGGCGAATCATGGGTGCCTACAGTGTTCCCTATCATATGCTGGAAGACAAACTCGATGATGTTCCCCGCAATGCCCCCATTGTCCTGTACGGCGATGAAGATGTGATCATGGATGCACTCGCCGATGTTCGAGAAGAAGGCTTTAACTTTGTCTCCCTGGTTGATGGTGGGTATGAAGGCTGGGTAAAGGCCAAAGGTAAAACCGAAAAAGGCCCTATTTATAACACTGAAATCAAATGGGTACGAATATTAGGTAAGGGAGAGGTATCGGTAGCGGATTTCCGCAAGGTAGCCTCAGGTGAAGACAAAAATGCCATCATTGTGGATGCTCGCACCAAAGAGGAGGTGGCGGAATTAGGTATTTTCAAAAATACTATCAATATTCCTTTGGATGAGATTCCCAACCGTCTCAATGAACTGCCAAAAGATAAAAAGATTTATGTTCACTGCTCCACCGGTGCCAGGGCTGACATGGCCTATGAAGAGCTGATAAAAAACGGTTTTGATGCCAAGTTTCTCCTTCTCAACATTAAAGATGCTGAATGTGATTGTGAAATAATCAGGCCATAA
- a CDS encoding rhodanese-like domain-containing protein has protein sequence MKPLRLIPVCLMLALLAGGCAGTKTVEKTQSLAATETVQKQEPLIYEGEVTGFSERAQSISIAIGKGEQAKVMMVKFDTTTTGLSQVAKGKAVSIAYEMRGNDAFATDVQLKLAKLPAGTTEIKTPELEKLITTQSPLFLVDSRPTARYGQSHLPGAHSIPVPLLEEKQAGVLPENRDIPLVFYCGGPT, from the coding sequence ATGAAGCCGTTACGACTGATTCCCGTTTGCCTCATGCTGGCCTTGCTTGCCGGTGGATGTGCGGGAACGAAAACAGTGGAGAAAACACAATCTCTAGCCGCAACAGAGACTGTACAAAAACAAGAACCCCTCATATACGAAGGTGAAGTCACTGGTTTTTCAGAACGAGCCCAGAGCATTTCCATTGCGATCGGCAAAGGTGAGCAAGCCAAGGTGATGATGGTCAAGTTCGACACCACCACCACCGGTCTTAGTCAGGTAGCCAAGGGTAAAGCTGTGAGCATAGCTTATGAGATGCGTGGCAATGACGCCTTTGCTACAGACGTCCAATTAAAACTTGCCAAACTCCCTGCCGGGACGACTGAGATCAAAACACCTGAACTGGAAAAATTAATTACCACTCAAAGTCCGCTCTTTCTCGTTGATTCACGCCCGACTGCTCGCTACGGTCAGTCCCACTTACCTGGAGCACACTCCATTCCTGTTCCGCTTTTAGAAGAAAAACAGGCTGGTGTTCTTCCTGAAAACAGAGACATACCCCTTGTTTTTTATTGTGGAGGGCCCACATGA
- a CDS encoding NAD-dependent malic enzyme encodes MYKITHEQNELIIRFEKELVDGETLSRFLNHINLQSMLKKTARSDAGDRLRASSRLAALPTGISLLREPTLNKGSAFTLEEREALGLSGLLPPRVHTLDEQVQRILKNLRTQSTDIERYVYLIALQDRNKTLFYRVLLDNIEELMPIVYTPTVGQACLQFGQIFRRPRGIYITARDKGRVAELLGNWPYNDIRIIVVTDGERILGLGDLGADGMGIPVGKLALYSVCAGIHPSLSLPVTLDMGTDNARLLNDPLYTGLQHPRIRGELYDEMIEEFILAVQQVYPGALIQFEDFANRNAFRLLKQYRDQVCCFNDDIQGTASVTVAGVFSALRITGGTLKNQRFLFLGAGEAGLGTGELLVSAMIGEGLSLEEARQRCWYFDSKGLIVKDRTDLSGHKLHYAHDHPQVAGFLEAIELLKPQAIIGVSGQPKRFTPEILEAMARINERPIVFSLSNPTSKSECTAEEAYTWTDGRAIFASGSPFDPVVTHGRKLYPSQGNNVYIFPGVGMGVMASGAVRVTDEMFLTAARIVAGEVAENDLHYGRIFPPLPRIREVSQAVATAVAELAYKQGLATRPRPDDLQAYIQSLMFEPLYQDYIE; translated from the coding sequence ATGTATAAGATAACACACGAACAAAATGAGCTGATCATCCGTTTTGAAAAAGAGCTGGTGGATGGCGAAACGCTGTCACGATTTCTTAATCACATCAACTTGCAGTCCATGTTGAAAAAAACGGCAAGAAGTGATGCCGGTGATCGACTGCGAGCCAGCAGTCGTCTTGCCGCTTTGCCCACCGGTATCTCTTTGCTGCGTGAACCAACCTTGAATAAAGGGTCAGCCTTCACCCTGGAGGAGCGTGAAGCTCTCGGTTTATCAGGATTATTGCCTCCTCGTGTCCATACTCTTGACGAACAGGTACAACGAATTCTAAAAAATCTGCGCACACAGTCCACTGATATCGAACGCTACGTCTATCTGATCGCACTGCAAGATCGAAATAAAACGCTGTTTTATCGTGTTCTTCTCGATAATATAGAAGAACTGATGCCCATTGTGTACACACCGACCGTTGGCCAGGCTTGTCTGCAATTCGGTCAGATTTTTCGACGGCCCCGAGGTATATACATTACGGCTCGTGACAAGGGGCGAGTGGCAGAGCTGCTTGGCAACTGGCCGTATAACGATATCCGTATAATCGTTGTCACCGACGGAGAACGTATTCTGGGTCTTGGGGATCTTGGAGCCGATGGTATGGGAATACCAGTGGGTAAATTGGCTCTTTATTCTGTTTGTGCCGGTATTCATCCCAGCTTAAGCTTACCTGTCACCCTCGATATGGGTACGGATAATGCCAGGTTGCTCAACGACCCTCTGTATACAGGGCTGCAGCATCCTCGAATTCGCGGTGAGCTGTATGACGAGATGATTGAAGAGTTTATCCTGGCTGTTCAGCAGGTATACCCAGGGGCGCTTATTCAATTTGAAGATTTTGCCAACCGCAATGCCTTTCGCCTGCTGAAACAGTATCGTGACCAGGTCTGCTGCTTTAATGACGATATTCAGGGGACAGCGTCGGTTACCGTTGCCGGTGTCTTTTCTGCGCTTCGTATTACCGGAGGAACTCTCAAGAATCAGCGCTTTCTTTTTCTGGGGGCAGGAGAGGCAGGGCTGGGGACCGGTGAACTCCTGGTTTCGGCAATGATCGGAGAAGGGTTGTCACTGGAAGAGGCGAGGCAGCGTTGCTGGTATTTTGACAGCAAGGGGTTGATCGTCAAAGATCGTACCGACCTGAGCGGACATAAACTTCACTATGCCCATGATCATCCGCAGGTGGCCGGCTTTCTGGAAGCCATAGAGCTGTTGAAACCCCAGGCCATCATCGGTGTTTCAGGACAGCCGAAGCGATTCACCCCTGAGATTCTGGAAGCCATGGCCCGGATCAATGAACGACCTATTGTTTTTTCGCTTTCCAATCCAACCTCTAAATCAGAATGCACTGCTGAGGAAGCATACACATGGACCGATGGCCGAGCTATTTTTGCCAGTGGCAGTCCTTTTGATCCGGTGGTTACCCATGGTCGTAAACTGTATCCATCGCAGGGAAACAATGTGTATATTTTTCCTGGTGTCGGTATGGGGGTTATGGCCAGCGGAGCTGTGCGGGTAACTGATGAAATGTTCCTGACAGCAGCCCGCATTGTTGCTGGCGAGGTTGCTGAAAATGATCTCCATTACGGGAGAATCTTCCCTCCACTACCAAGGATCCGGGAAGTCTCTCAGGCTGTTGCCACTGCTGTGGCTGAATTGGCATATAAACAGGGTCTGGCTACTCGTCCCAGACCGGATGATCTGCAGGCATACATACAGTCATTAATGTTTGAGCCGCTTTATCAGGATTATATCGAATAG